CGAGAAGCTGCTGGCCGAAAGTCGGCTGCAGACCCTCGTCGGGCACACCGAGTATTCCGCCACGCAGGAAGAGGCCCTGGTCCGCGCCGCGCTGTCCTGGGCTCCTGCGGCGGTGGTGCTGACCGGCACGGCCCACACGCAGGCCACGCGCGATCTGCTGCGTCGGAACGGCACGCCGGTCGTCGAGATGTGGGAGCTGACCGACGATCCCATCGACCAGGCGGTCGGCTTCAGCCACGAGGACGTCGGCCGCCGCATCGCGCGGCATTTCATCGGCAAGGGCTACGAGAGTGCCGCCTTCCTCGGGGCGCGGATGGGCGACGACAAGCGGGCCGCCGACCGTGCCCGCGGCTTCGAGGCCGAGATGCGCGCCTACGGCGTTCCGGTGCAGGTGGTCGAGGATCACGCGCCGGCCAGCACCGGCTCTGCGGCACGGCTGCTGGACAACCTCGACAGCCCGGTCCGGGCCGTGGCCTGCTCGAACGATACGGTGGCGCTCGGGGTGCTGTTCGAGGCGCAGCGCCGTGGCATCGCGGTGCCGGGCGAGCTGGCCATCGCGGGCTTCGGCGATCTCGAGTTCTCTGCGCAGTCGGTGCCGCCGCTGACCACCGTGCGGCCCTCGGCATCGGAAATCGCGGCGCGGGTGGCGGACTGCATCCGGGCCCGTGACCCGCTGACCGCCACCTCCGGGGCGGGCGAAGGGCCGCGAGTCTTCGATACCGGCTTCACCTTCGTCCCGCGCGAGAGCGGCTGACGAGAGGGCTGACGCACCGCAGGCCGTGCCACATCATGGCGTAACCGCGCCGTAAGGCGATGAAAGCGCCCTTTTTTACGAGCAAGGGCAGCCGGCGGGGTCAGCGGCGCTCAGTCCTTCTTGTCGCCCACGCTGTCCCGGCTCACCAGTTCCCCGGTCATCAGGACCTTCACCGTCGGTTGTGCCGAATCCTCGCCGGCGATCAGGTCATCGAGAAGACGGATGGCCATGGCGCCGATGCGGGTCTTGGGAACGTCGATGGTGGTCAGCGGCGGATCGAAAACGCCGGCCATCGGCAGGTTGTCGAACCCCACGATCGACACGTCACCCGGCACTGACAGGCCCATCTCGCGCAGCGCCCGCATGAACCCGAGCGCGATGATGTCGTTGGCGCAGAAATAGGCCTCGGCCAGGGACGGCGCGCCGCGCAGAAGATCGAGCGATTCGCGGTAGGCGCCGTCGAGCGTGGCGACCACGGAGAGTTCGTGGGCGGGGTCGGTCTCGATCCCGAGCGCGGCGGCGGCGCGGCGGAAGCCGGTCTCGCGCAGGCGGAAGTTCATCACGTCGCTGTGGCTGCCGACATAGCCGATGCGCCGGAACCCCCTGGACACGAGATGCGCCAGCGCGGTGTAGACCAGCTGGTCGTTGTCCATGTCGACGAAATTCGCCTTGAGGAACGGATGATAGGTGTCGATGAGCACCGTCGGCAGCGGGGCGCGGGCGATGACGGTCTCGATGTCCTCGACCGACAGCTCGGTGCCCAGCACGACCAGCCCGCGCGGCTCGGTGCCCTCAAGTTCCGCGAGAAGGCCGTCGAGCGGTTGCTGCTCGGCGCTGACCACCTGCAGGGCATAGTCGCGGCGCAGGGCCTCGTAGGACATGCCGTCGATGTAGTCCGAGATGAAATGGTTGTGGTCGCGGTTCACCGTCTGGCCGTGGCGCGCGACCTTGAGGAAGCGGATCGTGTTGGTCGACTCGGCGGCGCGCGGGCGGCTGCTGCGCGGCGTGTAGTTCAGCTCTTCGACGGCCTGCATCACCCGGTCGCGCGTGGCGTCCGAGATGTCGCCCTTGCCGTTCAGGACGAGCGAGGCCGTCGCCGCGGAGACCCCGGCGTGCTTGGCGACCTGGCGCAGGGTCGTCGGTTTTTTTGCCTCGATATCCATGGCTTGGCTCATCACTCTTTTCGTTTTCCTGCGCGCTGTCAGGCGCTGACGCAAGGGTAATGCGGCCCCGCTTCGACCGCCAGTTAACAACCGCTCAACAACTGGGTTGACTTTAGTAAACTCGATGGTAGCTATTTAGTAAATAGCGAATACAGTTCAGTAAACGACACAGGGGGAGGAGATGTCGCGTCTGGATGGGAATCTTTTTGTGCTCTCCGCACTGATCGTCCTGCTTCTCGCAGTCGGCGGTCTGGCGTCCGGAGGCAACTATCTCTCCGTCTACAACCTGCAATCCATGGCCAACCAGGTGCCCGAGATCGGGCTGCTGGCGATCGGCGTGATGCTGGCGATGTGCTCGGGCAACGGCGGGATCGACCTGTCGGGGATCGCGCTCGCGAACCTCTCGGGCGTCGCCTCGGGGCTCTTCGCGCTGTCGCTGTTCCCGGTCGACGAGGCGCCGGTGCTCTTCACGCTGACCTTCGCCGCCGGCTGCGCCGTGGTGGGGCTGCTGGGAGGCATTCTCAACGGCCTGCTGATCTCGCGCTTCGGGATCACGCCGATCCTGTGCACGCTCGGCACGCAGATGTTCTTCACCGGCGTCGCGGTGGTGCTGTCGGGCGGCCGCTCGGTCACCATCGGTTCACCCGATGCGCTCTATGCGCTTGGCAACGGGCTGGTGTTCGGGGTGCCGGCGAGCTTCGTGATCTTCATCGGCGTGGCGCTGGTGCTGGGCGGCGTGCTGCGCTTCACCCCCTACGGGATGAAGCTGATGCTGACCGGCGCCAACCCCAAGGCGGCGCGGTTCAGCGGCTTCCCGCAGGCCCGCATCGTGACGGTGACCTACGCGATCTCGGGGCTGCTGGCGGGGCTTGCCGGGGTCATCATCGCGGCCCGCAACGTCAACGTGAAATGGGACTACGGCACCACCTACCTGCTGATCGCGATCCTCGTCGCGGTGATGGCCGGGGTCCGCCCCGAGGGCGGGTATGGCCGGGTGGTGAACGTGGTGCTGTCGGCGATCACGCTGCAGCTTCTGTCGAGCCTGCTCAACTTCATCGGCCTGTCGAACTTCGTGCGCGATTTCGCCTGGGGCGCGCTGCTGCTGTGCTTCCTGGCCGTCGGCCGCTTCGGGCTGGTCGAGCAGCTTCTGATCTTCTTTTCGCCGAGGCGGGGCAAGGCCCGCGCCTCGAAAACCTGAGCCACAGTGGGAAATCTAGGGAGGAGACCATCATGGCACTTAAAGGACTGAAAACCGGCCTCATGGCGGCAACGGCAGCGGCGGCGGTGTTCGCCGGTGCGCAGGGCGCCACGGCGCAGGAGGGCAAGTCGATCACCACGGTCGTCAAGATCAGCGGCATCCCGTGGTTCGACCGGATGAAGACCGGCGTCGACATGTACGCCGAGCAGCACCCCGAGATGGACATCGAGCAGGTCGGCCCGGCCAGCGCGGACTCGGCGCAGCAGCTGCAGATCGTGCAGGACCTCGTGGCGCGCGGTGTCGACGCGCTGGCGGTGGTGCCGATGGACCCGGCGATCCTCGAGGGCGTGCTGAAGCGCGCGATGGACCGCGGCATCGTCGTGGTGACACATGAGGCCGACAACCAGAAGAACACGATGGTCGACGTCGAGGCCTTCGACAACGCCGAGTACGGCGCGGCGCTGAACGAGCGGCTGGCCGAGTGCATGGGCGGCGAGGGCAAGTGGACCACCTTCGTCGGGTCGCTGGGCAGCCGCACGCACATGCAGTGGGTCGGTGCCGGCGAGGAGAACGCCAAGCAGTACGAGGGCATGGAACTCGTCGACCCGAACAACGAGAGCTTCGACGACGCCCAGGGCACCTACGAGAAGGCCAAGGAGATCCTGCGCAAGCACCCCGACATCAAGGGCTTCCAGACCTCGGCGGGCAACGACGTGCTGGGCGTCGGCCGGGCGATCGAGGAAGCTGGCCTCGCGGGCAAGGTCTGCCTTGTCGGCACCGGCCTGCCGAACCCCTCGGCGGCCTATCTCGACAGCGGCGCGATCACCGCGATCGGCTTCTGGGACCCGCAGAAGGCCGGCATGGCGATGAACTCGGTCGCGACCAAGCTGCTGGCCGGTGAAGAGATCACCGACGGCATGGACCTCGGCGTCGAGGGCTACGGCAACGTGAGCGTGCGCGACGGCGCGGGCGACGGGCTTCTGGTCATCGGCAACGGCATGGTCCTGGCCGACAAGGACACCTACGAAGAGCACCTGTTCTGAGAAGGACAGGGGGCCTGGCCGGGGATGCCCCGGCCGGGCTTTCACCACCGCGCGTCCGGCCGGGGAGACCGGGACGCGCCGGCGTCGACCCCAAGGGAGGAAGCGGATGTCTGACGGGCATTTTCTCGAGCTGCGCGGTATTCACAAGCGCTTCGGCGGCGTCCATGCGCTGCGCGGCGTGGACGTGACCATCGACACGGGCGTGGCCTATCACCTGCTGGGCGAGAACGGCTGCGGCAAGAGCACCTTCATCAAGATCATCTCGGGCGCGCACCCGCCGAGCGAGGGCGAGATCCTGCTCGACGGCCGGTCGCACGCCGAGCTGTCGCCGATCCAGTCGCTCGAGGCCGGGATCGAGACCGTCTACCAGGACCTGTCGCTGCTGCCGAACCTCTCGGTCGAGGAAAACGTGGCGCTTGGCGAGCAACTGGTGTCGGGCGGCGGCCGGCTGATGCGGCGGCTGAACCGGGCCCGCCTGCGCGAGACCGCCCGCGAGGCGATCCGCGGCGTGGGGCTCGACTCGACGCCGTCGCTGCTGGCGACCAGCGTTTCGGACCTGCCGCTGGCGATCCGCCAGCGCGTCGCCATCGCCCGCGCCATCGCCGCCGACGCGCGTCTCGTCATCATGGACGAGCCCACCACGTCGCTGACCCGCCACGAGGTCGAGGCGCTGATCGAGCTGGTGGGCCAGCTGCTGGCGCGCGACGTGGCGGTGCTGTTCGTGACCCACAAGCTCGAGGAGTGCTACCGCATCGGCGGGCAGGCCATCGTCTTCCGCGACGGCCAGTGCATCGCGCAGGGCCCGCTCGAGGACTACTCGCGCGCCGAGCTGTCGCACCTGATGACAGGCCGCGAGCTCGACACCATGCGCTACCGCACGGGCGCGCCGATGGCGGGCGAGGTGCTGCGGGTCGAGGGCGCGTCGTCGGGCGCGGCCTTCGAGGACGTCTCCTTCGGCCTCGACCGGGGCGAGGTGCTGGGCATCACCGGGCTGTCGGATTCGGGCCGCAACGAGGTGGCGCTGGCGCTTGCCGGCCACCAGCCGCTGACCGCCGGACAGATCGCCATCGACGGAGCGCCGGTGCATCTCGACAGCCCCGGCGCCGCCATCGCGCGCGGCATCGGCTACGTGCCCGAGGACCGGCTTTCCGAGGGGCTGTTCCTGCAGAAATCCATCTACCAGAACGAGGTGACGCTGATCCTCGACAAGCTGATGGGCGCCGGCGGCATCGTCGACAAGCGCAAGGGCCGCGAGGCCGCGCGCGAGATTTCCGAGGCGATGAACCTCAACACCGGCGACATCGACATGCCGGTCTCGGCGCTGTCGGGCGGCAACCAGCAGCGAGTTCTGATCGGCCGCTGGCTGTCGATCGAGCCGGAACTGCTGGTGCTGCACGGGCCCACGGTGGGCGTCGACGTCGGCTCGAAGGACACGATCTACCGCGCCATACAGGCGATGGCGGAGCGCGGCATCGCGCTGGTGATCGTCTCGGACGACCTGCCGGAGTTGCTGCAGAACTGCGACCGCATCCTCGTGATGAACAACGGCCGCGTCGTCGACGCGCTCGACGCCGCCACCGCCGACGAGGACCGGATCTACCAGTCCATGCTGGGCTCGGAACACGAGGCTGCCTGATGACCATGGTGCAAGAGATGACAGACCAAACCGCCCCGAAGCGCGGCGCCACGCAGCGCCCCGGCCTCGGCGAGATCGTCCGCCGCCGCCCCGAGATCGTGACGCTGACGATCCTCGTGGTGATCTGCGTCGCGGTGGCGATCATCAACCCCAACTTCCTGCAGCCGGGCTCGCTCATCGACATGGGCCGGGCGAGCGTGGTGACCGGGCTCTTCGCGCTCGGGGTGTTCGCCATCCTCGCGGCGGGGGGCATCGACGTGTCGTTCACCGCCATCGCGGCGCTGACCATGTATTCGCTGACCTCCTTCGTCATCGGGGTCGCGCCGGGCATGCCGATGGGCGCGATCATCGCCATCGCCGTGGTCGCGGGCGCGCTGCTCGGCGCGGTGAACGGCCTGCTGGTGCACGGGCTGCGGGTGCCCTCGCTGATCGTGACCATCGGCACGCAATACCTGTTCCGGGGCATCCTGCTGGCCTTCGTCGGCACCGTCTGGCTGATGGAGCTGCCGCCGCAGATGACCGCCTTCGGCAAGGCCGCGCTGTTCCAGTTCGAGGGCATGAACGGCGTGACCGTCGACCTGCCGGCCTACTTCCTGATCTTTCCCGCCGTGGTGGCGCTGGCGTGGTTCCTCTTCGACCGCACGCTGATGGGCCGGGCGATCTTCGCCACCGGCGGCAACCCCGAGGTGGCGGCGCGGCTCGGCTACGGCCAGCGCATCGTGCACGTCTTCGTCTTCGGCTTCGCCGGGGCGCTCGCCGGGCTCGCGGGCATCATCCACGTCAGCGCGACGCGCATGGCCAACCCCTTCGACCTCGTCGGCATGGAAATCGAGGTGATCGCCGCGGTCGTCCTCGGCGGCGCGCGGATCACCGGTGGCACCGGCTCGGTGCTGGGCACGGTGGCCGGCGTGCTGCTGATCACGGTGGTCAACAACACGCTGGTGCTGGTGGGCATTCCCAGCACCTGGCAGCGCGTCGTGGTCGGCGCCTTCATCCTTCTTGCCGCGGCCTTCTTCGTGCGCCGCGCTCCGAAACCGCAGAAAAGAAAGGCAGAGTGATCGCCATGAAGAAGTTTCTCAACAAGCCCGAAACCTTTGTCGAGGAAATGCTCGAGGGCATCTACGCCGCCCACCCCGAGGTCACCCACGCCGGCGACGATCCGCACTGCTTCGTGACCGCCAACCCGGTGCCCGGCAAGGTCGGCATCGTCACCGGCGGTGGCTCGGGCCACCTGCCGCTGTTCCTCGGCTACGTCGGCGAGGGGATGCTCGACGGGGCAGGGGTCGGCGGGGTGTTCCAGTCGCCCAGCTCGGACCAGATTCTGCAGGTCACCAGGCATGTCGACCAGGGCGCGGGCGTGCTCTACCTCTACGGCAACTACAGCGGCGACCTGATGAACTTCGACATGGCCGGCGAACTGGCCGAGCTCGAGGACATCGAGACCGCCACCGTCGTGGGCAACGACGATGTCGCCTCGTCGAAACCGGGCGAAGAGCACAAGCGCCGGGGCGTGGCGGGGATCGTCTTCCTCTACAAGGTCGCGGGCGCGGCGGCGGCCGAGATGAAGCCGCTTTCCGAGGTCGTGCGCCTGACCGAGAAGGCCCGGGCGCGGACCCGGACCATGGGGGTCGCGCTCACGCCCTGCATCGTTCCCGAGGTCGGCAAGCCGGGCTTCGAGATCGGCGAGAACGAGATGGAAATCGGCATGGGCATCCACGGCGAGCCCGGCATCACCCGCAAGGCGCTGGAGCCCGCGGACGCGGTGGTCGACGAGATGATGGCGCGCATCTTCGCCGAGCAGGACTATGCCCCCGGCGACGAGGTGGCGATCCTGGTCAACGGGCTTGGCGGCACGCCGATGGAAGAGCTCTACATCTTCTACCGCCGGCTCGCGCAGCTCTTTGCCGAGAAGCAGGTCAGCGTGGCGCAGGTCTGGGTGGGCGAGTTCGCCACCTCGATGGAGATGGCCGGGGCGTCGATCTCGGTGCTGCATCTCGACGACGAGCTGAAGCCGCTGGTCGCACGCGGTGCCAACACGCCGTTCTTCAAGCATATCGCGGCATGAGGGGGACCGATGACGGACGTTGACGCAAGCGCGCTGCCGGAGCTGTTCGGGCGCTACGCCGAACGGTTCGCGGCCGAGAAACAGGCGCTGATCGAGCTTGACGGCAAGGTCGGCGACAGCGACCTCGGGCTCACCATGGCCAAGGGCTTTGCCGCCGCCGACGCGGCACTGGCCGAGGCCGCGCCCGACAGCCTGTCTGCCGGCATGAAGACCGCCGGGGCGGCGATCGCCAAGGCCGCGCCATCGACCATGGGCACGCTCATGGCGACCGGCTTCCTGCGCGGCTCGAAGGCGCTCGAGGCGGCATCGGTGCTCGATGCGCCGGCGCTGGCCGCCTTCTGGGGCGCGTTCCGGGACGGCATCGCGCAGCGGGGCAAGGCGCAGCTCGGCGACAAGACCGTGCTCGACGTGCTGCACCCGGTGGCCGAGACCCTTGCCGCGCAGGCCGAGGCCGGGGCCACGCCCGCCGCCGCCGCACGGGCTGCCACCGAAACCGCACGCGCGGCGCTGGAGGCGACCCGGGACATGGTCGCCCAGCACGGCAAGGCCGCGGCCTTCGGAGACAAGTCGAAGGGGTTGCAGGATGCGGGCAGCACCGTAGCCTGCATCCTGATCGAAGAGACGAGCGCGTTCCTGACCGCGCGGGAGGACACATGAGATACAATACGCTCGGCCGCAGCGGCCTCAAGGTTTCGGCCATCGCCATGGGCACCTTCACCTTCGGGGGAGAGGGCAACTTCGCGATGGTCGGCAATCAGGGCGTCGACGAGGCGCGGTCGCTGTTCGACTGCGCGCTCGACCACGGCGTCAACCTGATCGACACCGCCAACATGTATTCCACCGGCACCGCCGAGGAGATCGTCGGCGAGGCGCTGGCGGGCCGGCGCGACCGGGTGCTGATCTCGTCCAAGGCGCGGATGGCGATCGGTGACGGTCCCAACGACGAGGGCGCCAGCCGCTGGCACCTGATCCGCGAGTGCGAGCGCAGCCTGAAGCGGCTGCGCACCGATCACATCGACATCTACCACATCCACGAGTGGGACGGTCAGACCCCGGTCGAGGAAACCATGGAGGCGCTGCACACGCTCCAGCAGCAGGGCAAGATCCGCTACGCGGGCTGCTCGAACTACACCGCGTGGCAGCTGATGAAATCGCTCATGGCGTCGGAAAAGCCGGGCCGGGCGCGTTTCGTGACGCAGCAGATCCACTACACGCTCGAGGCGCGCGAGGCGGAATACGAGCTGCTGCCGGCCTCGGTCGACCAGGGTGTCGGGGTGACGGTCTGGAGCCCGCTCGCCGCCGGGCTCCTGTCGGGCAAGCACACCCGCGACACGCCGGTCGCCCCCGACAGCCGGCAGGCGCGCGGCTGGACCGAGCCGCCGATCCGCGACCAGGAGCGGCTCTGGCGCATCGTCGACGTGCTGAACGACATCGCCGCCGTGCATGAGGTCGAGGCGGCGCAGATCGCGCTGGCGTGGCTGCTGACGCGGCCGGCAGTGGCCTCGCTGGTGGTCGGCGGCAGCTCGGTGGCGCAGTTCGAACGCAACTTCCGCGCGCTCGACGTGGTGCTGTCCGAGGCCGAGCTGCAACGGCTCGACGAGGTCAGCCGCCCGCCGCTGATCTACCCGCTCTGGCACCAGGCGCAATTCGCCAGCCCGCGCTACGGCGCCGCCGACGGCATCCTGGGAAGCTGACCGCACAGGGCAAGGGCGCCGTGCGCCCCGGTCGCGCGGCCGGGGCAGCGGGCGCCCACGACCCGGTGACCGAAGAGGGCCGGGGCGGTCGGAGCCGGCGCCCGGCCCCTTCATCCTCGCGCTCCGCGGGCCTTTGGCGTCACCGCGCCCGGGGGTGCAGTGGGGGGCCTCAGTCCAGCAGCCGGAAATACGCCTCCTGCCGTGCGACGAGATCGTCGTGGCTGCCGGTCTCGACGATACGCCCGCCGTCCATCACCACGATGCGGTCGGCATGGCGGATGGTCTCGAGCCGGTGGGCGATGATCAGCGTGGTGCGCCCGACGGCGAGCCGGGCCAGCGCCGCCTGGACCTCGCGCTCGGTGGAGCGGTCGAGCGCCGAGGTGGCCTCGTCCAGCAGCAGGATCGGCGGGTTGCGCAGGAACACGCGCGCGATGGCCACGCGCTGGCGCTGCCCGCCCGAGAGCATCACGCCGCGCTCGCCCACCACCGTGTCCAGACCGTCGGGAAGGCTGTCGATCAGCGCGCCGAGCTGGGCGTTGCGCACCGCTTCGAGGATGTCCTCCTCGGTCGCGCCGAGCTGCCCGTAGGCGATGTTCTCGCGCAGGGTGCCGGCAAAGAGGAAGACCTCCTGCGACACCAGACCGACCTGCCGTCGCAGGCTTTCGAGCGTCATGGAGGCCAGGGGCACCCCGTCGATGCGGATCTCGCCTGCGGTGGGCTCGTAGAAGCGCGGCACCAGTGCCATCACGGTGGACTTGCCGGCGCCCGAGGGCCCGACCAGCGCCACAGTCTCGCCGGGCCGCACGGTCAGGCTCACGCCGTGCAGCACCCCGCGCGCGCCGTCATAGGTGAAGGCCACGTCGTCGAAGACGATCTCGCCATGCAGCGCCGGGGCTTCGGTCGCGTCCGGAGCATCGGCGATGTCCGGGGTTTCGGCCAGCAGTTCGAGATAGCGGCGGAAACCGGCGATGCCGCGGGGGTAGAGCTCGATGACCGCCGCGATCTTTTCCAGCGGGCGGAAGAACACGCCCACCAGCAGCAGGAAGCCCACGTAGTCGCCGGTGCTCATCGAGCCCTCGAAGACGAAGCCTGCGCCGGCCACCATCACCACCACCTGCACCAGCCGCATGCCGGAATACTGCAGCGCGCTCAGCACCGCCATGATGCGGTAGGCCTCGAGCTTGGTGGTGCGGTAGCGGGCGTTGTCCTCGGCGAAAAGCGCGCGCTCATGCGCCTCGTTGGTAAAGGCCTGCACCACGCGGATGCCACCGATGCTTTCCTCGAGCCGCACGTTGAAGGCGCCGACGCGGGCATAGATCGCCCGCCAAGTCCGGGTCATCCGCCCGCCGTAGACGAATAGCAGCCAGCCCATCGCCGGCACGATCACCAGCGTCATCAGCGCCAGCGGCGGATGCAGCCAGAGCATCAGCGCGAAGGCCCCGGCAAAGGTCATGATGGCGATGAACAGGTCCTCGGGGCCATGATGGGCGACCTCGCCGATTTCCTCGAGGTCGCGGGTCACCCGGGCCACGAGCTTGCCGGTCTCGGCCCTGTCGAAC
Above is a genomic segment from Salipiger profundus containing:
- a CDS encoding LacI family DNA-binding transcriptional regulator encodes the protein MDQTEPAKAARKRRKMQRVTMTDVAKHADVSPSTVSLYLRKPEAVSERIGQRVEHAIAELGYVPNYVAGGLAAAGSRVVSVIVPSLRNAFFSDTVTELEKLLAESRLQTLVGHTEYSATQEEALVRAALSWAPAAVVLTGTAHTQATRDLLRRNGTPVVEMWELTDDPIDQAVGFSHEDVGRRIARHFIGKGYESAAFLGARMGDDKRAADRARGFEAEMRAYGVPVQVVEDHAPASTGSAARLLDNLDSPVRAVACSNDTVALGVLFEAQRRGIAVPGELAIAGFGDLEFSAQSVPPLTTVRPSASEIAARVADCIRARDPLTATSGAGEGPRVFDTGFTFVPRESG
- a CDS encoding LacI family DNA-binding transcriptional regulator, whose translation is MSQAMDIEAKKPTTLRQVAKHAGVSAATASLVLNGKGDISDATRDRVMQAVEELNYTPRSSRPRAAESTNTIRFLKVARHGQTVNRDHNHFISDYIDGMSYEALRRDYALQVVSAEQQPLDGLLAELEGTEPRGLVVLGTELSVEDIETVIARAPLPTVLIDTYHPFLKANFVDMDNDQLVYTALAHLVSRGFRRIGYVGSHSDVMNFRLRETGFRRAAAALGIETDPAHELSVVATLDGAYRESLDLLRGAPSLAEAYFCANDIIALGFMRALREMGLSVPGDVSIVGFDNLPMAGVFDPPLTTIDVPKTRIGAMAIRLLDDLIAGEDSAQPTVKVLMTGELVSRDSVGDKKD
- a CDS encoding ABC transporter permease, with product MSRLDGNLFVLSALIVLLLAVGGLASGGNYLSVYNLQSMANQVPEIGLLAIGVMLAMCSGNGGIDLSGIALANLSGVASGLFALSLFPVDEAPVLFTLTFAAGCAVVGLLGGILNGLLISRFGITPILCTLGTQMFFTGVAVVLSGGRSVTIGSPDALYALGNGLVFGVPASFVIFIGVALVLGGVLRFTPYGMKLMLTGANPKAARFSGFPQARIVTVTYAISGLLAGLAGVIIAARNVNVKWDYGTTYLLIAILVAVMAGVRPEGGYGRVVNVVLSAITLQLLSSLLNFIGLSNFVRDFAWGALLLCFLAVGRFGLVEQLLIFFSPRRGKARASKT
- a CDS encoding substrate-binding domain-containing protein; amino-acid sequence: MALKGLKTGLMAATAAAAVFAGAQGATAQEGKSITTVVKISGIPWFDRMKTGVDMYAEQHPEMDIEQVGPASADSAQQLQIVQDLVARGVDALAVVPMDPAILEGVLKRAMDRGIVVVTHEADNQKNTMVDVEAFDNAEYGAALNERLAECMGGEGKWTTFVGSLGSRTHMQWVGAGEENAKQYEGMELVDPNNESFDDAQGTYEKAKEILRKHPDIKGFQTSAGNDVLGVGRAIEEAGLAGKVCLVGTGLPNPSAAYLDSGAITAIGFWDPQKAGMAMNSVATKLLAGEEITDGMDLGVEGYGNVSVRDGAGDGLLVIGNGMVLADKDTYEEHLF
- a CDS encoding sugar ABC transporter ATP-binding protein produces the protein MSDGHFLELRGIHKRFGGVHALRGVDVTIDTGVAYHLLGENGCGKSTFIKIISGAHPPSEGEILLDGRSHAELSPIQSLEAGIETVYQDLSLLPNLSVEENVALGEQLVSGGGRLMRRLNRARLRETAREAIRGVGLDSTPSLLATSVSDLPLAIRQRVAIARAIAADARLVIMDEPTTSLTRHEVEALIELVGQLLARDVAVLFVTHKLEECYRIGGQAIVFRDGQCIAQGPLEDYSRAELSHLMTGRELDTMRYRTGAPMAGEVLRVEGASSGAAFEDVSFGLDRGEVLGITGLSDSGRNEVALALAGHQPLTAGQIAIDGAPVHLDSPGAAIARGIGYVPEDRLSEGLFLQKSIYQNEVTLILDKLMGAGGIVDKRKGREAAREISEAMNLNTGDIDMPVSALSGGNQQRVLIGRWLSIEPELLVLHGPTVGVDVGSKDTIYRAIQAMAERGIALVIVSDDLPELLQNCDRILVMNNGRVVDALDAATADEDRIYQSMLGSEHEAA
- a CDS encoding ABC transporter permease, whose product is MTDQTAPKRGATQRPGLGEIVRRRPEIVTLTILVVICVAVAIINPNFLQPGSLIDMGRASVVTGLFALGVFAILAAGGIDVSFTAIAALTMYSLTSFVIGVAPGMPMGAIIAIAVVAGALLGAVNGLLVHGLRVPSLIVTIGTQYLFRGILLAFVGTVWLMELPPQMTAFGKAALFQFEGMNGVTVDLPAYFLIFPAVVALAWFLFDRTLMGRAIFATGGNPEVAARLGYGQRIVHVFVFGFAGALAGLAGIIHVSATRMANPFDLVGMEIEVIAAVVLGGARITGGTGSVLGTVAGVLLITVVNNTLVLVGIPSTWQRVVVGAFILLAAAFFVRRAPKPQKRKAE
- a CDS encoding dihydroxyacetone kinase subunit DhaK, producing MKKFLNKPETFVEEMLEGIYAAHPEVTHAGDDPHCFVTANPVPGKVGIVTGGGSGHLPLFLGYVGEGMLDGAGVGGVFQSPSSDQILQVTRHVDQGAGVLYLYGNYSGDLMNFDMAGELAELEDIETATVVGNDDVASSKPGEEHKRRGVAGIVFLYKVAGAAAAEMKPLSEVVRLTEKARARTRTMGVALTPCIVPEVGKPGFEIGENEMEIGMGIHGEPGITRKALEPADAVVDEMMARIFAEQDYAPGDEVAILVNGLGGTPMEELYIFYRRLAQLFAEKQVSVAQVWVGEFATSMEMAGASISVLHLDDELKPLVARGANTPFFKHIAA
- a CDS encoding dihydroxyacetone kinase subunit L, which translates into the protein MTDVDASALPELFGRYAERFAAEKQALIELDGKVGDSDLGLTMAKGFAAADAALAEAAPDSLSAGMKTAGAAIAKAAPSTMGTLMATGFLRGSKALEAASVLDAPALAAFWGAFRDGIAQRGKAQLGDKTVLDVLHPVAETLAAQAEAGATPAAAARAATETARAALEATRDMVAQHGKAAAFGDKSKGLQDAGSTVACILIEETSAFLTAREDT
- a CDS encoding aldo/keto reductase, coding for MRYNTLGRSGLKVSAIAMGTFTFGGEGNFAMVGNQGVDEARSLFDCALDHGVNLIDTANMYSTGTAEEIVGEALAGRRDRVLISSKARMAIGDGPNDEGASRWHLIRECERSLKRLRTDHIDIYHIHEWDGQTPVEETMEALHTLQQQGKIRYAGCSNYTAWQLMKSLMASEKPGRARFVTQQIHYTLEAREAEYELLPASVDQGVGVTVWSPLAAGLLSGKHTRDTPVAPDSRQARGWTEPPIRDQERLWRIVDVLNDIAAVHEVEAAQIALAWLLTRPAVASLVVGGSSVAQFERNFRALDVVLSEAELQRLDEVSRPPLIYPLWHQAQFASPRYGAADGILGS
- a CDS encoding ABC transporter ATP-binding protein, giving the protein MLRQFFDYYRPHMRLFWLDFGSAVLSGLLELAFPLAIAGFIDHLLPGGDWGLIVLASVALVCVYVINAGLMLVVTYWGHMLGINIETEMRERAFGHLTRLGWGWFDRAETGKLVARVTRDLEEIGEVAHHGPEDLFIAIMTFAGAFALMLWLHPPLALMTLVIVPAMGWLLFVYGGRMTRTWRAIYARVGAFNVRLEESIGGIRVVQAFTNEAHERALFAEDNARYRTTKLEAYRIMAVLSALQYSGMRLVQVVVMVAGAGFVFEGSMSTGDYVGFLLLVGVFFRPLEKIAAVIELYPRGIAGFRRYLELLAETPDIADAPDATEAPALHGEIVFDDVAFTYDGARGVLHGVSLTVRPGETVALVGPSGAGKSTVMALVPRFYEPTAGEIRIDGVPLASMTLESLRRQVGLVSQEVFLFAGTLRENIAYGQLGATEEDILEAVRNAQLGALIDSLPDGLDTVVGERGVMLSGGQRQRVAIARVFLRNPPILLLDEATSALDRSTEREVQAALARLAVGRTTLIIAHRLETIRHADRIVVMDGGRIVETGSHDDLVARQEAYFRLLD